The window AGTTCCCAGGCTCGACGAACTCCTTGACGACTGGTGCCTTCACCCGCTTGGCGCGAACGAGACAGGCCTCACGCTGGGTGGCGATGGAGTTCCCGTCGGCGTCGATGTCGATCGCGGTAAACATCTGGCGCTGCGTCGATACGCGGAGGTACAGGACCGCTTGACCTTGGATGCCGAGATCGAACTCTGGCGGAGCAGATCCGTCGAGGCCGAGGAGGTGCTCCCACCCAGCGAACGAGGTGCGGCGACGTCCAGGGGCAGCGTGCGGTTCGAGGTCGCTGCTCATGGACGTGATGTGCTTTCTCTGGCGGCGGTGCCGCTGTCTCGCTGCGCGGCAAGGCGCTTTGCCTTGGCGCGAGCCTTGCCTTCGCGGATCAAGCGTCCGTGTTCTTCCGATTCAGCCACCAGGAGCACCAGTGTCACCGCTTCCACGACCTGGGCGAAGTAGCTGTTGAAAGGGCTGGGCCGATTCACTCCGATGAGTGAGGGGGACTTGGTTGCCGCCCCGATGCCTCCGTGGAGGGTGCGCTCCCGGCTGTCGGGATTCTGTTCTTGTTGTGTCATGTTGTTCTCCTTTCCTGCCCGCATTCAGGCGGACTTAGCTCATTGATTTACGCTCACTTCACCTCTTATGTCGAGATGTATGGTGACGTTGTTTTTGCATCACTGACCTGGGGAAAACTCTCGTCGTCCGCTGGTGGTCTGAGCGATGCGGGGGTGTGGGGTTACTTGTAGAACGCGTGCCACCAGCCGTCGAGGCGCACGACGTCGTAGATGTCGAGGATCTGCTTGTCGATCGCCGCGTAGTTCCAGATGAGGTGGTCTTCGGGGATGCCTTGGGTGCTCATGACCTCCTTTACGGCGTCCAGCCAGCCGAGCCCCTCGAGGACATCGCGGCGGAAGTGGCTGAACTGCTCCCAGGCGTCGACGTACGCGCGGTAGAAGGCTTCCTCAAGGTTCTCGCTCGCGACGTTGGTGTCGTGAAGGAGGAGGTATGCGGCGAACCCTGCTCCCGCTTCTTTGGTGAGCCGCAGCACCCGCAGGGCCTGGTCCGGGTCGTCGATGGTGGTGAGCGTTCCGTCGATAACGGCGGCTGCCTCGGGCCCGAACCGGCCGTCTTTCCAGGAGTGGTCTTCCGGACGTCGGTCTGGCGGCGGTACTTCGGGGCTCATCGGTTACTCCTTTCCTGGGCCTGGGCCTGGGCCTGGGCCTGGGTCGTTGTCGCGGCGTAGGAGTCAGGGTCATCGAGCACCGCCGTGAGCCGGTCGGTCGTGGCGCAGACGAACAGTCGGTCGTCCAGCCCTGCGGCGGCCTGGATGGCGGCGCGGAGGCGGGCTACGCGCGCCGCTGTGGGCAGCAGCCAGAGCACCCGGGGGAAGACCCCATGTTCGGCCTGGGCCTGGCCGGTGGCCTTGTAGGCGGCGTAGGTGCGGCACTTGGCGAGCAGGACCGGCAGGCTCTCGGTGCCGAGGTCGACCTCGACGTACCAGTGATCGTCGTAGTCAGGGGTGGTGAGGTGGGCGTAGAGGTCGGGCTTGAGGATCGTGGCCGTGCCGCTTCGGGTGAGGAACGGACGCCAGGAGTCGGGCTCGGCATCGATGCGTTCGATACCGAACGCGCCAATGCGGGCGTGGCGGATCAGGGCGACGTGCGTCTCCGTGACGGCAAGCGCGTGAGTCAGGAAGGGTGTGGCCACGGCGGCGAAACGGCGGCGGCGTGCGCCTTCCGGTCGGGTGAGGCGTTCGCCTGGCGCATCCAGATACCAAATGCTGGCCGCAGACCCACGGACACTGCCGCCGACGCGGCGCTCGAGGCGGGCGACGAGCCGATGGTGCAGTAGCCGGTGGAGGACGCGAATGCAGGCGCGAGTGCCGGCGGTTGGGGTGGCGTGCTCGGCGAAGAAGACGTCTCGGAGCTGGGTGGTGGTGGCGTAGCGGTGTCGGTTGAGGAACGTCAGGAGGTCCTCGTCGCGGGGTAAGAGCTCGGATCGCAGCAGGAGCAGCCTGGACGGTCCGGCTCCGGTGCGGGGCAGGCGCATGGTCATGAGCGCCCCCTCACGTCACGGGCGGCCCTCGACGGGGATTCGCCCGGTTGGCGGGCGTCTAAGGACTCCGCCAGGGGCGGAGTAGTCCGCTCCCAACTGGAGCTGTGAGCAGCAGAATGACGCGGGAAACGCTGCGTGGAAGTGTCAGCGATCGGACGGTCGAACGGACGAGCGACCGGACACCCTTCCCCTCCTCTAATCACGTTGAGTTGGGCAGTCATGGGCGTGCCTTTCGGCGTCGACCGATGGGCTCGTCGGAGTCGGTACTTCCCACGTCAAACTGCTGAACTTTGGGCATCACTCTGCCGGCATCACTCTCCGGGGCTACCGCTCCGGGAGTCGCTGCTTCCGTCGGAATGGCCCCGTAGCGGGCGCGGCTTTCGGCCAGGACAGCATCGGGGTTGGAGATCGCAACCGGCGGCGGGAGCGTGACCGCTGAGAACCAGCCAGACTGCACCCCACCGCTCATGAGGTCGACGTAGACGTGGAAGGGCGGCAGCTTCATGACGTCCTCCGGGGTGAGGGCGGAGTGCTTCGTGACGGCGGCGGCATCAGCGGGGTCGGCTTGGAATTGGATCTTGTTCCGGGCATTGGCGGCGATGCCGGCGAGCAGGTTCGTGGGCATCTGGGCGCGGTGCTGATGAGCCAGGTGCCAGGCGACGTTCATCGAGCGGGATTGCTCGAGGGCTTCGCCCAGGTCGGATTCGTACTTCACGAACATCTGCGCCTCGTCGAGGTAGATCGAGACGGGGCGGCGCTGCTCCTTCGGCACATCGGCGCGGGCGAGCGTTTGTTGCCACAGCTGGCTGACTAGAAGCGAACCGACCAGTTCTGCCGCAACAGGCCCCAAGAGTCCCCGGTTGAGCGGCACCACGAGGATGCGGGGCTTGTCGAAAAGGTCGCGCAGATCGAAGCGAGGCGCGGACTGATCCAGTACCGCGCGGATGGAGGGCCGAAGCAGGAACTGGCGCAGCCGGGTCAGGACGGGGCCGATCATGGCAGAGCGCGCTCCGGCGCTCATTGCGTCGTACTGCGCCCAGAACTCGGCCAACGACGGGTCGGCGATTCCCTTGGTGAACCTGCGCCGGTACGGGTCATCGGTGAGCAGGCGCGGGAGGTTCGCCAATGTCGAGCCTTCCCGCCCAGCGAGCGTCAGCAGCGAGGCGTGGACAGCATCGCTGGTACGCGGGCCGAACGCCGACGGGAAGAGACCGCGGAACACGGAAAGGAGGCGGTCAGCGACGAGCGGCGCTTGGTCGCCGGCTCCTGCGAAGGGGTTCAGCCCGACCGGTTCGGAGTTGATCGGGTCGAGGACGACGACGTCGCCCGAGCGAGCCTCAGGGATGACGGTGAGGACGTCCATGGCGAGGTCGCGTTTGGCGTCGATGACCACGACGCTTCGGCCCGCCGCGATGTCAGCGGCGATGAGGTTGAGGAGCACGGTGCTCTTGCCGACGCCGTTGGGCCCCATGACGTGGCTGTGCCTGACGGCATCCTTCATCGAGATCCCCACAGGACGGCTCGGACCGGGTGCGTTGGTGGTCGCAAACACCCGCTCGCTGCTCGGTGTGAAGCCCGCGGGTGGGGCGATGAGGCGTGGGTAGATCGGCGGCATGCCGGGGAGCGCGGTGTCGCCGGTGGGCCAGCCGACGAGGCAGAGAGTTTCGGCCGCGGTGAGGCGCAGCGGCTTCTTCGCGGGGATGACGGCCTTGTCGACCGACTCGGGGTGATCGGAGACGAGATCGATGCGGGTCGACCCGGTCTGGAGCTGTCGCAGCGCGGCGAGGACGCCGTGGACAAGGAGGCGACGTCGGACGGGGCTGGCGGCGGTGACGCCGATGCGGATGGTGGCGCGGAATCGATACTGAGCCAGTTTGTCGCGCAGATCCGCCCGAACCTCCAACGGCGCCGGACGACTGCCCTGCAGGATGAGGTCGAACAGGCTCACGTTCGGATCCGGCGTTGAGGCCGGCAGCGGCTGCGGCGGAACGCTGGCGCCGAGGACGACCTGCAGCACCAGCACGTCCTCCTTCCCGACCGCTCCCGACAGAGCGGCGTAGAGGGCGCGGAGTGCGGCTCCGGTGGTGTCGAGGCTGAGACCGAGGTTCCGCTGACGAATCCGTACGCGCCCGGCCCGTTCGACCGGCAGACGATCGGATTCCAGATCCGTCACGGCGACACCGGGCAGGAGGCGCCGCAGGCTGCTACTAACGCCCGAGAGCGTAGTGCGGTGCCCGCCCATCAGGTGACGGATGGTGCTGCCTTCGGCGCGGGCTTCGAACACGAGCGGACCACGGGCTTCGTCAGCGGCGAGCGTCCCCAGGAAGCCGAGCGCGATGGCAGCGTCGAAGGGGCGCGGCCAGTGCAGCTGACGCCAGGATTCAGTCATGGGCGTCCCCACCGATCGCGTCGTTGGCGACTGAGGCGTTGGGACCGTCGATCTTCGTCGTCGTCGTCGCGGTGGTGGTCGTGTCGGCGACCTTGTCGCGGCGCTCGGCTTCCTCCATGGCGGCGTGCTCGAGGAGCGCGCGGGCGAGCGCGTCGTAGTCCGGATGCTCGCGACGTTCTCCGCGGACACGGATGCGGTACTGGCGAGGCGGACGTCCGCGCCCCCGCTTCGGTGACGATGACCGGCTCATCGGCGGGCTCCGTTCACGTGCGGCGGGGTCACCAGCGGTCGCGGCGCGCCCGCAGCCACCACATCAACCCGCCGACGAGCAGGACGAGAGCGAGAACGACGATTAGCCACGCCCACACCTGCTGAACGAGCCACACGGCTCCGGAGAGAAGCAGCGCGACGAGGAATACGCTCCAGGCGAAGGCCTTCGCGGCCTCCAGCGGGCCGCGGTCGGGAGAAGACATGAAGCACTCCATTCAGATGACGAGAAGGGTGAGTGAGGCGGCGGAGTTCATTAGGCATCAGCGGTCTCCTCGTCGTTGACGACGACGGTGTCGCCGGGGGCCTCGACGCCGATGTCGCTGGGCACGGGATAGCCGGAAATGCAGATGTCGCTCTCCACCTCGTTGCCCCAGATGTCCCACCCGGGGAACGGGCGCCGAGCGAAGAGCTCGAGGTAGGGGCCGGGGCTCATGCGCATCACCATCTGGTGCACCTCCTCGGGCTTGTGTGAGTGGTCCTGACGGGGCAGCATCGCGAAGCTGCGCTGCCCCTTGAACTGGGCGGGCAGATTGCCTTTCACGCCGAGCAGCAGGGTTTCGTGTGCGTGGCGGAAGTACTGGCCGAGACCCATCTGGTCCTTGCCCCAGACGAACTCGTCGACGAAGCGGAACCCCCACCCGCGCATGATGTCTTCGGCGACGTGACGAGTGGCCGGATAGCACCAGAGGTAGAGGTGGGCGTTCTCGTCCGCGAGGTCACCGATGGGCATCGCGGCGATGGCGTCGAGTGTCATCAGCGGGTACTTGCTCGCTGCTCCGTACTTCCCGGACTGGCCTGTGGGCCACGGTGGGTCCACGATGATCGCTTGGTACCTCTTGCGCGGCAGGCTGGTCGGCGGGTTGTGGCCCGCCGTGGTGTTGGTGGTGTTGGTCATTGAGTCCTCCTTTCGGCAGCCGTTTCTTTTGCGGGCATGACGAACGTCGATCCATGACGACATGACGAGAACGGAGCCCGGGACTGCTGCCCTGAGTTATGACGGACGAGGGGCCGGACGTAAACCGTCCGATCGTGCATGTACGGGGTTATTAAGTGAGGTTGAAGAAATCAACGTGGGGGCCGAGTAGTGGTGCGGGCGGCGGCCCCCACGTTGATGTCCTCGCCACAGTGGCTGCGGGGAATGTGCGTCGGCGACGGTGAATGGGGTGCGGGGTGCTTCGCGGTTCTTCGACGGTGCGGATGAACCTGCGTGGAGCCACGCGGTCTGGCTACTTGGGAAGGTCGCCGCGTGCGATGTAAACGGCGCGCGCGATCTTGCGTTTCGTGTCGTCAGCGGCGATGGACTCGTCCGCCAGCGCGGAAGCGAGGGAGAAGATGGTGGCGCGCAGCTGGCGCTGACGCCGATCGAGCTCACGCTCCATCCGCGCTCTCCGAGACGCGCGGGCTCGCCGCACCTGCTCCACCACCGCTCGCATGACCAGCGCCACAAGGACGCACATCAGCCCAAAGGCGACGCCCATGCCGAGAGGGTCGAGCAAACGGGTGACGTCCATGAGAGATCCCCTTCGTTCAGTACTGCTGCGAGCGGCGCGAAGCGCCCTGTACGTAGCCCATAACCAGCGGTGTAACCAGTGGAGCGGCTTCGGGGATGTCGTGCAGCTGCGCCTGCGTCATGCGGTAGAGCGAGATGGCGTTGTTCACGCCGAGCGCCACGTGGACCATCGCGATGTGCTCGGTGACCGCCGCGATTTCGCTTCGCGCGGCGAGCTCGTCGAGTTCACGCTTCGTCTGGCGTGCCGTTGCCCCGGTGAGCCTATGGCCGGTCTGCGTGATGTGAGTGCTACCCCCGAAGGGCATGAGATCCGACATTGGTTGGGACCTTTCGTCTGTTGGTTTCTGCGGCTGGTTCAGCCGCAGAAGCGACGGTAGGTCCGCAGAAGTCACCGGCTGGAAAGTAGGAATAAAGTCGGAACAAGACGCCTGGCTACTTTGGGGAGTAACCGATGACGCAACAGCAACCGACCACCGCCGATCTCTTCTTCGATCTCGCGCTTCTGCGCAAGAACGAAGGCTTCGTTGCGCACCGGCTCGACCGCGTTGACACCGTCGCCGAGCTCCTCCAAGGCGACAACACCGACTCGTTCGACAGGCTTCGCCACCGCTTCGTCTCTGCGATTCACGCGCTCCCGTCTGCTGATGCGGAACTGCTGCTCGACATCTTCGCGCTCAGCCCAGAGACCGAAGGGATCCCGCGGCTGCAAGACCGCCGCCGAATCCACGGCGCGCGGATTCAGCGAAGCATCGACACCGTGGCCGATCGGGAGCCATCCGCCCTGAACCAGCTCGCGTCGCGGCTGATCCGTGGCACCTACCCGCAGTCGCCGCTACGACTCGATGTGCCCGAGATGCACAACGGGATCATCTACGAGACCATCAGCACCCGCATCGTCGTCGAGAACCGAATCTGGACGAAGACCTACGAGCACTACCGCTTCGTGCTCACGATCGACGAACTGGACTGGGTCAACGTCGTGCGTTCCTACGACGGCACCGTCTTCCCCGACCCCGACGGCGCGTTCAAGGTCAACACCCGTCCGATCGCCGGCGCCGGCTGGAACGACTACTTCTGGCACCTCAACGCCGCCCGCACCGCCACCGAGCCCATGCGACGAGGCGAAACCTACGACCTCCGGTTCGCCATCCGCCCACCAGCGAGCAAGACGAACGATTCGCTCACTCTGGCAAGCAGGGCTTTTCACGAGCGCGCGCTGCTGGCCATCATCGAAGTGCAGTTCATCGGAGAAGTCCCCGCCTCCATCTGGAAGTACTCACAGCTCAGCCCGTTCGCCCGATCGACCGAAGCCAACGAATACAACCGCGCAACCGCGAACCAGGAAGGAATTGTGTCGCTCCGTGCGCGTGACCTGCACGGCGGTCTGTTCAGTGGCATCTCCTGGACCTGGGATCAGAGCTAAGGGGCATCTGGCTCGTTGGCGTGGTGCACCGCCATGTTGAGCGATACGCAGCGTGATCGTGGGGGAGCCGACCAGCACTCTGTGCCGAGTCAGCCTGCAGTGATCGTCAGGCGCGGAACGTCGGGCAGTAGATCGTCAAGGCGGACGTTCAGCACCTGGCAAAGAGTCAGCACAGTCGCGAGACGCGGGTTCGTTGCAGCACCGCCGCGCGTCACGGCCCCCCGCTCGTACTGCTGGTAGGCGTAGAGCGAAATGCTGGCTCGCTCTGCCATCTGCTCCTGCGTGAGCCCCTTCGCGTCGCGCGCGCGGCGTAGGTTCATCCCGAGTTCCCGGGCAAACTGCGCCCACTCGGGGGACGCTGCCGAGCTGGGGTTCACCGCTTCAGCCTGAAACCAAGAAGAGTTGGTGAGAACCAATAGAAATTGGTAAAGTCCGGAACTAGGCTGCCCCGACGCTCCCGAGGCGGCTCGCCGCACGCCCGGCTCAACGCTCTACGCCCTTGGGGGAACATCCAATGACCCGACCCTGGCGCCGCCTTCGGCGCACTTCATCCGTCGCTGCCGTCGCGCTGACCGTGGCCGCACTCGCGATCATGCCGCAGGCCGCCAGCGCTGCCGACGACGTGCCCGAGGTAATCGTGAGCAATGTGGCCGTCAATACGGCGACCCCCGAGGCTGCGACCGTCACCTTCGACTACGCACCCAACGACAACGCTGAGCTCCGTGAGCCGCCCTACAGGTT is drawn from Microbacterium binotii and contains these coding sequences:
- a CDS encoding replication-relaxation family protein, coding for MTMRLPRTGAGPSRLLLLRSELLPRDEDLLTFLNRHRYATTTQLRDVFFAEHATPTAGTRACIRVLHRLLHHRLVARLERRVGGSVRGSAASIWYLDAPGERLTRPEGARRRRFAAVATPFLTHALAVTETHVALIRHARIGAFGIERIDAEPDSWRPFLTRSGTATILKPDLYAHLTTPDYDDHWYVEVDLGTESLPVLLAKCRTYAAYKATGQAQAEHGVFPRVLWLLPTAARVARLRAAIQAAAGLDDRLFVCATTDRLTAVLDDPDSYAATTTQAQAQAQAQERSNR
- a CDS encoding type IV secretory system conjugative DNA transfer family protein; this translates as MTESWRQLHWPRPFDAAIALGFLGTLAADEARGPLVFEARAEGSTIRHLMGGHRTTLSGVSSSLRRLLPGVAVTDLESDRLPVERAGRVRIRQRNLGLSLDTTGAALRALYAALSGAVGKEDVLVLQVVLGASVPPQPLPASTPDPNVSLFDLILQGSRPAPLEVRADLRDKLAQYRFRATIRIGVTAASPVRRRLLVHGVLAALRQLQTGSTRIDLVSDHPESVDKAVIPAKKPLRLTAAETLCLVGWPTGDTALPGMPPIYPRLIAPPAGFTPSSERVFATTNAPGPSRPVGISMKDAVRHSHVMGPNGVGKSTVLLNLIAADIAAGRSVVVIDAKRDLAMDVLTVIPEARSGDVVVLDPINSEPVGLNPFAGAGDQAPLVADRLLSVFRGLFPSAFGPRTSDAVHASLLTLAGREGSTLANLPRLLTDDPYRRRFTKGIADPSLAEFWAQYDAMSAGARSAMIGPVLTRLRQFLLRPSIRAVLDQSAPRFDLRDLFDKPRILVVPLNRGLLGPVAAELVGSLLVSQLWQQTLARADVPKEQRRPVSIYLDEAQMFVKYESDLGEALEQSRSMNVAWHLAHQHRAQMPTNLLAGIAANARNKIQFQADPADAAAVTKHSALTPEDVMKLPPFHVYVDLMSGGVQSGWFSAVTLPPPVAISNPDAVLAESRARYGAIPTEAATPGAVAPESDAGRVMPKVQQFDVGSTDSDEPIGRRRKARP
- a CDS encoding MT-A70 family methyltransferase yields the protein MTNTTNTTAGHNPPTSLPRKRYQAIIVDPPWPTGQSGKYGAASKYPLMTLDAIAAMPIGDLADENAHLYLWCYPATRHVAEDIMRGWGFRFVDEFVWGKDQMGLGQYFRHAHETLLLGVKGNLPAQFKGQRSFAMLPRQDHSHKPEEVHQMVMRMSPGPYLELFARRPFPGWDIWGNEVESDICISGYPVPSDIGVEAPGDTVVVNDEETADA
- a CDS encoding helix-turn-helix domain-containing protein, which produces MNPSSAASPEWAQFARELGMNLRRARDAKGLTQEQMAERASISLYAYQQYERGAVTRGGAATNPRLATVLTLCQVLNVRLDDLLPDVPRLTITAG